Proteins encoded within one genomic window of Triticum aestivum cultivar Chinese Spring chromosome 2D, IWGSC CS RefSeq v2.1, whole genome shotgun sequence:
- the LOC123049635 gene encoding large ribosomal RNA subunit accumulation protein YCED homolog 2, chloroplastic: MHQHHTSRTPGSCKRIRQSCPRDSISYGTHAASTAGRSSALSSTAMARACKCSPALRLLPNPITAQLPSGRSHGRCRCLAVHAQLPAEDADDYPAESPKRVQVTQSLRRSRRRGAAGRQSLISVGTSRGGGDQWGSDFELTLRQLRLDDLIEDGHSDADVLVHLLVQQHTQFGMSIKGRVVTSLTKICDSCSAPYCTKIDEQFDITVLSSSRKDQSGLPEIGDSDPSVIYVKPGTEIDIDSSIQETIRLTASAKSSCSEACEKSPVVWKRAGNQKKRYSQTWSKLLDLKRTLDKAPS, translated from the exons ATGCACCAGCACCACACATCACGGACGCCAGGGAGTTGCAAGAGGATAAGGCAATCGTGTCCCCGTGACTCCATTTCCTACGGTACGCATGCAGCTAGCACAGCCGGCCGAAGCTCTGCTCTCAGCTCGACAGCAATGGCGAGAGCCTGCAAGTGCAGCCCCGCCTTGAGGCTGCTGCCGAACCCGATCACGGCACAGCTCCCGAGCGGCAGGAGCCACGGAAGATGCAGATGCCTTGCCGTTCACGCGCAGCTCCCAGCCGAGGATGCCGATGATTACCCCGCTGAGTCACCCAAAAGGGTCCAGGTTACACAG AGCCTCAGGAGGAGCCGCCGGAGGGGAGCCGCCGGGCGGCAGAGCCTGATCTCCGTCGGGACGTCGCGCGGCGGAGGAGATCAGTGGGGCAGCGACTTCGAGCTGACGCTCCGGCAGCTGAGGCTGGACGACCTGATCGAGGACGGGCACAGCGACGCCGACGTCCTGGTGCACCTTCTGGTCCAGCAG CACACCCAGTTCGGAATGTCGATCAAAGGGCGAGTGGTCACATCGCTCACCAAAATATGTGATTCCTGCTCCGCCCCATACTGCACAAAG ATTGATGAGCAGTTCGACATTACGGTGCTGTCTTCCTCCAGGAAAGATCAGAGCGGTTTGCCTGAAATCGGAGACAGCGATCCGTCA GTCATCTATGTGAAGCCAGGAACAGAAATCGATATCGACTCGTCAATCCAAGAGACGATACGACTAACAGCGTCAGCCAAG AGTTCATGTTCGGAGGCGTGTGAGAAGTCTCCTGTCGTGTGGAAAC GTGCTGGTAACCAGAAGAAGCGTTACAGCCAAACGTGGTCAAAACTTCTTGATCTCAAGAGAACTCTGGATAAGGCGCCCAGCTAA